A portion of the Streptomyces sp. YPW6 genome contains these proteins:
- a CDS encoding ABC transporter ATP-binding protein, with the protein MMNYEHGAAPATPATHPSPDTPPPPTSAIAARDLTVVRGTRTVLHALGFTVPSGSITGLLGPSGCGKTTLMRAVVGTQAKVTGVLDVLGHPAGDPALRPRIGYVTQAPSVYTDLTVRQNLDYFAAVLHPGRAHRDARREAVTRAIDDVDLTTRADALASALSGGQRSRVSLAVALLGTPDLLVLDEPTVGLDPVLRRDLWDLFHRLADRGTTILISSHVMDEAERCHRLLLMRDGRILAEDTPDALRRRTNSATVEEAFLRLVDAEPTDPDRAGGHGADERPADKTAAPLTEESPR; encoded by the coding sequence ATGATGAATTACGAGCACGGGGCGGCTCCGGCCACCCCCGCGACGCACCCGTCCCCGGACACACCCCCACCGCCGACCTCGGCGATCGCGGCCCGTGACCTCACCGTCGTCCGGGGCACCCGCACCGTCCTGCACGCCCTCGGCTTCACCGTCCCCTCCGGCAGCATCACCGGCCTTCTCGGCCCCTCAGGCTGCGGCAAGACCACGCTCATGCGGGCGGTGGTCGGCACCCAGGCCAAGGTCACCGGCGTCCTGGACGTCCTGGGCCACCCCGCCGGAGACCCGGCCCTGCGTCCCCGCATCGGCTACGTCACCCAGGCGCCCTCGGTCTACACCGACCTCACCGTCCGGCAGAACCTCGACTACTTCGCCGCCGTCCTGCACCCGGGCCGCGCCCACCGGGACGCCCGTCGCGAGGCCGTCACCCGCGCCATCGACGACGTCGACCTGACCACCCGCGCCGACGCCCTCGCCAGCGCCCTCTCCGGGGGGCAGCGCAGCCGCGTCTCGCTGGCCGTCGCCCTGCTCGGCACCCCGGACCTGCTGGTCCTGGACGAGCCGACCGTCGGCCTCGACCCCGTACTCCGCCGGGACCTCTGGGACCTCTTCCACCGCCTGGCCGACCGCGGGACCACGATCCTCATCTCGTCCCACGTCATGGACGAGGCCGAGCGCTGCCACCGCCTGCTCCTGATGCGCGACGGCCGGATCCTCGCCGAGGACACCCCCGACGCGCTCCGCCGCCGCACCAACTCCGCCACCGTCGAGGAGGCGTTCCTCCGCCTGGTCGACGCCGAACCGACCGACCCGGACCGGGCCGGGGGCCACGGAGCCGACGAGCGTCCCGCCGACAAGACCGCCGCACCCCTCACCGAGGAGTCCCCCCGATGA
- the ilvD gene encoding dihydroxy-acid dehydratase: MPQLRSRTVTHGRNMAGARALMRASGVASADIGKPIIAVANSFTEFVPGHTHLAPVGRIVSEAIQAAGAVPREFNTIAVDDGIAMGHGGMLYSLPSRDLIADSVEYMVEAHCADALICISNCDKITPGMLNAAMRLNIPTVFVSGGPMEAGKATLVDGTVRKLDLVNAISDAVDESISDEDILRIEENACPTCGSCSGMFTANSMNCLTEALGLSLPGNGSVLATHTARKALYEEAGRTIVEITRRYYEQDDATVLPRSIGTRAAFDNAMALDIAMGGSTNTILHLLAAAQEAELAYDLADIDAVSRRVPCLSKVAPNVAPGGTYYMEDVHRAGGIPALLGELHRGGLLNEDVHSVHSDTLAEWLKDWDVRGGSPSPEAVELWHAAPGCVRSATAFSQSERWDTLDLDAAGGCIRDVGHAYSEDGGLAVLKGNLAEDGCVVKTAGVDESIWTFEGPAVVCESQDEAVDKILRKEIQPGDVVVIRYEGPRGGPGMQEMLYPTSFLKGRGLGKVCALVTDGRFSGGTSGLSIGHASPEAASGGTIALVEDGDRIRIDIPNRSIELLVDDAALAARREALNGVYAPKNRDRKVSAALRAYAAMATSADRGAVRDISKLG; the protein is encoded by the coding sequence ACCTCGCCCCGGTCGGCCGGATCGTCTCCGAGGCGATCCAGGCCGCGGGCGCGGTCCCGCGCGAGTTCAACACCATCGCCGTGGACGACGGCATCGCGATGGGCCACGGCGGCATGCTCTACAGCCTGCCCTCCCGCGACCTGATCGCCGACTCCGTGGAGTACATGGTCGAGGCGCACTGCGCGGACGCCCTGATCTGCATCTCCAACTGCGACAAGATCACCCCGGGCATGCTGAACGCCGCCATGCGCCTCAACATCCCGACCGTCTTCGTCTCCGGCGGCCCGATGGAGGCCGGCAAAGCCACCCTCGTCGACGGCACCGTGCGAAAACTCGACCTGGTCAACGCGATCAGCGACGCGGTCGACGAGTCGATCTCCGACGAGGACATCCTCCGCATCGAGGAGAACGCCTGCCCCACCTGCGGCAGCTGCTCCGGCATGTTCACCGCCAACTCGATGAACTGCCTGACCGAGGCCCTCGGCCTCTCGCTCCCCGGCAACGGCTCCGTCCTCGCCACCCACACCGCACGCAAGGCGCTGTACGAGGAGGCCGGCCGCACGATCGTCGAGATCACCCGGCGCTACTACGAGCAGGACGACGCCACCGTCCTGCCGCGCTCCATCGGCACCCGCGCCGCGTTCGACAACGCGATGGCGCTGGACATCGCCATGGGCGGCTCGACCAACACCATCCTGCACCTGCTGGCCGCCGCCCAGGAGGCCGAGCTGGCCTACGACCTGGCCGACATCGACGCCGTCTCCCGCCGCGTCCCGTGCCTCTCCAAGGTCGCCCCCAACGTCGCCCCCGGCGGCACGTACTACATGGAGGACGTCCACCGCGCCGGCGGCATCCCCGCCCTCCTCGGCGAACTCCACCGCGGCGGCCTGCTCAACGAGGACGTCCACTCGGTGCACTCCGACACCCTCGCCGAGTGGCTGAAGGACTGGGACGTCCGCGGCGGCTCCCCGTCCCCCGAGGCCGTCGAGCTGTGGCACGCCGCCCCCGGCTGCGTCCGCTCCGCGACCGCCTTCTCGCAGTCCGAGCGGTGGGACACCCTCGACCTCGACGCTGCGGGCGGCTGCATCCGCGACGTCGGTCACGCCTACTCCGAGGACGGCGGCCTCGCCGTCCTCAAGGGCAACCTCGCCGAGGACGGCTGCGTTGTGAAGACGGCCGGCGTCGACGAGTCGATCTGGACCTTCGAGGGCCCCGCCGTCGTCTGCGAATCGCAGGACGAGGCCGTCGACAAGATCCTCCGCAAGGAGATCCAGCCGGGCGACGTCGTCGTCATCCGGTACGAGGGCCCGAGGGGCGGCCCCGGTATGCAGGAGATGCTCTACCCCACCTCCTTCCTCAAGGGCCGGGGCCTGGGCAAGGTCTGCGCCCTGGTCACCGACGGCCGCTTCTCCGGCGGCACGTCGGGCCTCTCCATCGGCCACGCCTCGCCGGAGGCGGCCTCCGGCGGCACCATCGCGCTCGTCGAGGACGGCGACCGGATTCGCATCGACATCCCGAACCGCTCCATCGAACTGCTCGTCGACGACGCCGCACTGGCGGCCCGCCGCGAGGCGCTGAACGGGGTGTACGCCCCGAAGAACCGCGACCGCAAGGTCTCGGCCGCACTGCGCGCCTACGCGGCGATGGCGACGAGCGCCGACCGGGGCGCGGTCCGCGACATCTCGAAGCTCGGCTGA
- a CDS encoding SH3 domain-containing protein, producing the protein MGVEEHTQERSAAEAVATAERAAAGEAGTASTGTRYPIAPGYRVNVRSGPGTAYRIVRTLPYGQKVPVYCQKPGEWVTGPYGTSNIWDNIANGEFVSDAYVYTGRDGYIAPRCD; encoded by the coding sequence ATGGGCGTTGAAGAGCACACGCAGGAACGGTCGGCGGCCGAGGCGGTGGCGACCGCGGAACGCGCGGCGGCGGGAGAGGCCGGGACCGCCTCGACCGGCACCCGCTACCCGATCGCCCCGGGCTACCGGGTCAACGTCCGCAGCGGACCGGGCACCGCCTACCGCATCGTCAGGACCCTGCCGTACGGGCAGAAGGTCCCGGTCTACTGCCAGAAGCCGGGGGAGTGGGTCACCGGCCCGTACGGCACGTCGAACATCTGGGACAACATCGCCAACGGCGAGTTCGTCTCGGACGCCTACGTCTACACGGGGCGTGACGGCTACATCGCACCGCGCTGCGACTGA
- a CDS encoding ABC transporter permease, which produces MNATAGRVLRQLTHDPRTIALLVIVPVLLITLLRYVFDGAPGTFDATGASLLGIFPLITMFLVTSIATLRERTTGTLERLLALPLGKGGLIGGYALAFGAVAVVQSALATAVSVWLLGLDVVGSPWLLLLVALLDALLGTALGLFVSAFAASEFQAVQFMPAVIFPQLLLCGLFTPREAMHPVLEAISNVLPMSYAVDGMNQVLQHSDITGDFVRDVVVVAGSALLVLCLGAITLRRRTP; this is translated from the coding sequence ATGAACGCCACCGCGGGCCGTGTCCTGCGCCAGCTGACCCACGACCCCCGCACGATCGCGCTCCTGGTCATCGTCCCGGTCCTGCTGATCACTCTGCTCCGCTACGTCTTCGACGGCGCGCCCGGCACCTTCGACGCGACCGGGGCCTCCCTGCTCGGCATCTTCCCGCTGATCACGATGTTCCTGGTGACCTCGATCGCCACCCTGCGCGAACGCACCACGGGCACCCTCGAACGCCTCCTCGCCCTCCCACTGGGCAAGGGCGGCCTGATCGGCGGGTACGCCCTCGCGTTCGGCGCGGTCGCGGTCGTCCAGTCGGCACTCGCGACGGCCGTCTCCGTCTGGCTGCTGGGCCTCGACGTCGTCGGCTCCCCCTGGCTGCTGCTCCTGGTCGCCCTGCTCGACGCCCTGCTCGGCACCGCGCTCGGCCTGTTCGTCTCGGCGTTCGCCGCGTCCGAGTTCCAGGCGGTCCAGTTCATGCCCGCGGTGATCTTCCCCCAGCTCCTGCTGTGCGGCCTGTTCACCCCGCGCGAGGCGATGCACCCGGTCCTGGAGGCGATCTCCAACGTCCTGCCGATGTCGTACGCCGTCGACGGTATGAACCAGGTCCTCCAGCACTCCGACATCACCGGCGACTTCGTCCGCGACGTCGTCGTGGTCGCGGGAAGCGCCCTGCTGGTCCTCTGCCTCGGCGCGATCACCCTCCGCCGCCGTACGCCGTGA
- a CDS encoding PQQ-binding-like beta-propeller repeat protein, with protein sequence MPPLRDPGALPEAEFPQYAGAYRLEARLGSGGMGVVHLARSASGLQLAVKVVHAPHAADTEFRARFRQEVAAARRVSGAFTAPVVDADPEAGRPWMATLYVPGPTLAEQVKRNGPMAPAALRRLTAGLAEALRDIHRAGVIHRDLKPSNVLLTDGGPKVIDFGISRPYDSDLRTETGKLIGSPPYMAPEQFQRPREVGPPADVFALGAVIVHAATGRGPFDSDSPYIVAYQVVHDQPDLGGVPGELAPLVARCLAKDPADRPTPDEVMAALGPPSYAAEAFVPAQRRRAAVAAAVPAVPDGERDGSEEDTHVRAAPPVRRPWLPRTRLVVAAAVLLLAAGAGTGAYAMRDGGGTEAGPPGPGPEAETDGPKARGAVTPWRTGLRTTGSATPACAGAGDALYCSAAGAGTVRIDPADGRVVWSARSAEDGIAHAPVVSGAVVLAGGPDGKLRAFDPVQGTPVRDTALPAGPGAAFPAGGTLLAVADDGTVSALDGASGASRWRKPLAGHVRPGFALYDGGSGLAYAVEHAASGASTLVTAVDAESGRVSWQRRLDGVLTPVSAAGAGELVLTAMDANSDTVGVVRYAAASGSTARIALPFALDGAQAVMAGEVVYLLGRGGSLLAVDTAAGAARAELWRLETGVGRASAPVLGEGGRLYFSAADGRLLAVDTARGALVGQTRARLSDGKLTYASVLPAPVAVGRTVVGTAPDGSVFAVDGADPGDW encoded by the coding sequence ATGCCGCCGCTGCGAGATCCCGGAGCGCTTCCGGAAGCGGAGTTCCCGCAGTACGCCGGCGCCTACCGGCTCGAAGCCCGCCTCGGCTCGGGCGGCATGGGGGTCGTGCATCTGGCCCGCTCGGCCTCGGGCCTGCAGCTCGCGGTGAAGGTCGTGCACGCGCCGCACGCGGCGGACACCGAGTTCAGGGCCCGGTTCCGGCAGGAGGTGGCGGCCGCGCGCCGCGTGAGCGGGGCGTTCACCGCCCCCGTCGTCGACGCCGATCCGGAGGCCGGCCGGCCCTGGATGGCCACCCTGTACGTTCCCGGGCCCACGCTCGCCGAGCAGGTGAAGCGGAACGGCCCGATGGCCCCCGCCGCGCTGCGCAGGCTGACCGCCGGACTCGCCGAGGCGCTGCGGGACATCCACCGCGCCGGTGTCATCCACCGCGACCTGAAACCGAGCAACGTCCTGCTGACCGACGGGGGCCCCAAGGTCATCGACTTCGGGATCTCCCGGCCGTACGACAGTGATCTGCGCACCGAGACCGGCAAGCTGATCGGGTCGCCGCCCTACATGGCTCCCGAGCAGTTCCAGCGGCCGCGCGAGGTGGGGCCGCCCGCCGACGTCTTCGCGCTGGGAGCCGTGATCGTCCACGCGGCGACGGGGCGGGGGCCGTTCGACTCGGACAGCCCGTACATCGTGGCGTACCAGGTGGTGCACGATCAGCCGGATCTGGGCGGGGTGCCCGGGGAGCTGGCCCCGCTGGTCGCCCGGTGCCTGGCGAAGGACCCGGCGGACCGGCCGACGCCGGACGAGGTGATGGCCGCGCTGGGACCGCCGTCGTACGCGGCCGAGGCGTTCGTACCGGCGCAGCGGCGGCGGGCGGCGGTCGCGGCGGCGGTGCCGGCCGTGCCGGACGGGGAGCGGGACGGTTCGGAGGAGGACACGCATGTGCGGGCCGCGCCGCCGGTCCGCCGCCCGTGGCTGCCGCGGACCCGGCTGGTCGTGGCCGCCGCGGTGCTTCTGCTGGCGGCGGGGGCGGGGACGGGGGCGTACGCGATGCGGGACGGCGGCGGTACGGAGGCGGGCCCGCCGGGGCCGGGGCCCGAGGCGGAGACGGACGGGCCGAAGGCTCGGGGTGCCGTCACTCCCTGGCGTACCGGGCTGCGGACCACCGGGAGCGCCACGCCCGCCTGCGCCGGCGCCGGGGACGCGCTGTACTGCTCGGCGGCCGGCGCCGGCACGGTCCGGATCGACCCGGCGGACGGGCGCGTGGTCTGGTCGGCCCGGTCCGCCGAGGACGGGATCGCGCACGCTCCGGTCGTCTCGGGCGCGGTGGTGCTGGCCGGCGGTCCGGACGGGAAGCTGCGGGCGTTCGACCCGGTGCAGGGGACCCCCGTCCGGGACACCGCGCTGCCCGCGGGCCCCGGTGCGGCCTTTCCGGCGGGCGGCACCCTGCTGGCCGTAGCGGACGACGGGACGGTGAGCGCGCTGGACGGGGCGAGCGGGGCGTCCCGCTGGAGGAAGCCGCTGGCGGGGCACGTACGGCCGGGCTTCGCGCTGTACGACGGTGGGTCCGGGCTCGCCTACGCCGTCGAGCACGCGGCCTCGGGCGCGTCGACCCTCGTCACGGCGGTGGACGCGGAGAGCGGCCGGGTGTCCTGGCAGCGGCGGCTGGACGGGGTGCTGACACCGGTCTCCGCGGCCGGGGCCGGGGAGCTGGTGCTGACGGCGATGGACGCGAACTCGGACACCGTCGGGGTGGTCCGGTACGCGGCCGCGTCCGGTTCCACCGCCCGGATCGCGCTGCCCTTCGCTCTGGACGGGGCGCAGGCGGTCATGGCTGGGGAGGTGGTGTACCTGCTGGGACGGGGCGGTTCGCTGCTGGCCGTCGACACGGCGGCGGGCGCTGCGCGGGCGGAGCTGTGGCGGCTGGAGACCGGGGTGGGGCGGGCGTCGGCCCCGGTGCTCGGGGAGGGCGGGCGGCTGTACTTCTCCGCGGCGGACGGGCGGTTGCTGGCGGTCGACACGGCACGGGGTGCGCTGGTGGGGCAGACGCGGGCCCGGCTGAGCGACGGGAAGCTGACGTACGCGTCCGTGCTGCCCGCACCGGTGGCGGTGGGGCGGACGGTGGTGGGGACGGCCCCGGACGGCTCGGTGTTCGCGGTGGACGGGGCGGACCCGGGCGACTGGTGA